From the Lolium rigidum isolate FL_2022 chromosome 2, APGP_CSIRO_Lrig_0.1, whole genome shotgun sequence genome, one window contains:
- the LOC124688886 gene encoding pathogenesis-related protein 1-like, translated as MASTNSWTLELESKVSAPRKFRACVMDWHTLAPKLAPHVIDNAHHVEGDGGTGTVRHYNCGSAVPFNAMKKKVEFLDVDNCECKYTIECDGVETSTWNIKMKPTSNGGSVAIVECTSKGVQANDMMLKAKESAAEMFKTVEAYLIANPNAYN; from the exons ATGGCCTCCACTAACAGCTGGACCCTCGAGCTCGAGTCAAAGGTGTCTGCGCCGCGCAAGTTCCGTGCATGTGTCATGGATTGGCATACTCTAGCACCCAAGCTCGCCCCACACGTCATCGACAACGCCCACCATGTTGAGGGAGATGGTGGCACCGGCACCGTCAGACACTACAATTGTGGCTCAG CCGTGCCCTTCAACGCCATGAAGAAGAAGGTCGAGTTCCTCGACGTGGACAATTGCGAGTGCAAATACACCATCGAGTGTGACGGTGTTGAGACATCCACATGGAACATCAAGATGAAGCCAACATCCAACGGTGGAAGTGTGGCAATTGTGGAATGCACATCCAAGGGCGTGCAGGCTAACGACATGATGCTCAAGGCCAAGGAGTCTGCTGCCGAAATGTTCAAGACCGTTGAGGCCTATCTCATCGCCAACCCGAACGCCTACAACTAA
- the LOC124688888 gene encoding pathogenesis-related protein 1-like — protein MASTNSWTLELESKVSAPRKFRACVMDWHTLAPKLAPHVIDNAHHVEGDGGIGTVGHYNCGSAVPFNAMKKKVEFLDVDKCECKYTIECDGVETSTWNIKMKPTANGGSVAMVECTSKGAHANDMMLKAKESAAEMFKSVEAYLIANPNAYN, from the exons AtggcctccaccaacagctgGACCCTTGAGCTCGAGTCAAAGGTGTCTGCGCCGCGCAAGTTCCGCGCATGTGTCATGGATTGGCATACTCTTGCACCCAAGCTCGCCCCCCACGTCATCGACAACGCCCACCATGTTGAGGGAGATGGTGGCATCGGCACCGTCGGACACTACAATTGTGGCTCGG CTGTGCCCTTCAATGCCATGAAGAAGAAGGTTGAGTTCCTTGACGTGGACAAGTGTGAGTGTAAATACACCATCGAGTGTGACGGTGTTGAGACATCCACGTGGAACATCAAGATGAAACCAACAGCCAACGGTGGAAGTGTTGCAATGGTGGAATGCACGTCCAAGGGCGCACACGCTAATGACATGATGCTCAAGGCCAAGGAATCTGCGGCTGAAATGTTCAAGAGCGTTGAGGCCTATCTCATTGCCAACCCGAACGCCTACAACTAA